In Phormidium yuhuli AB48, one genomic interval encodes:
- a CDS encoding PAS domain-containing sensor histidine kinase, producing the protein MSQATPSSGLLSLGRPDWPRLPNDIQAAMYVPTNLDLFQSFLAHSPIAMAMVDCQMRYLCVSRQWCELLGGEPDSFVGRSHYQRYPYNAKRWHSVHHDCLERDRPGRWQDLQFHLGDGQTRPITWSISPWKTPQGEMGGLILICEDIRKPKQVLQQLRRQRTALSLQLTKVQGELEKARQERDHIEDIRSMSQISINQAGDTVFWITQDGNIFYVNDAACLSLGYTREELLMMTIHEINPDLPPEIWPDYWDQIREFGSFTLESRHRSKDGKVFPVEITINSLVYNDQEYTCTFARDISERKHAEAELYQATLAAEAANEAKSSFLANMSHELRTPLNAIIGYSEILQEEFEDMALEDEEILTDLKSITTAGRHLLTIIQDILDFSKIEAGKMDLDPQVFNVATLVQELASTIQPLVDKNTNSIRVDCSLNVGTMEADQTKVRQVLLNLLSNAAKFTHQGTIVLMVNRQESPFSIMSGDGELSAQRSDGQSLGAGEPGWICFRVSDTGIGMTREQIDHIFQPFTQGDQSTTKRYGGTGLGLAISRRFCQMMGGDITVESEPGVGSTFIVDLPAGQVAGSLSMGQEGKPVNINHHPRETASSLSRSPEDGPLLEETAELLELPAFSNVNLKDFEADPLGSASLDSFEEEFAEVDVEDWWTVEEDQMESTPPSRRVPSTSEWSEAPWDDAQWDESMFGDDGQQPEAPLDEKTELDYWESEP; encoded by the coding sequence TTGTCCCAGGCGACTCCATCATCAGGGCTTCTCAGCCTAGGTCGCCCCGATTGGCCTCGGCTGCCCAACGATATTCAAGCCGCCATGTACGTCCCGACGAATTTAGACCTATTTCAGTCGTTCTTGGCCCATAGCCCCATTGCCATGGCGATGGTGGATTGTCAAATGCGATATCTCTGTGTCAGCCGCCAGTGGTGCGAACTCCTTGGCGGTGAACCGGATTCCTTTGTGGGGCGATCGCATTATCAACGCTATCCCTATAATGCTAAACGTTGGCATAGCGTTCATCACGATTGCTTAGAGCGCGATCGCCCTGGCCGTTGGCAAGACTTACAATTTCACCTCGGCGATGGCCAGACACGCCCCATCACCTGGAGTATTAGCCCCTGGAAAACCCCCCAGGGAGAGATGGGAGGTCTAATTCTCATCTGTGAGGATATTCGTAAACCCAAACAGGTCTTACAGCAGCTACGGCGACAGCGAACCGCTCTGAGTCTGCAATTGACGAAAGTGCAAGGGGAGTTAGAAAAGGCGCGTCAGGAACGCGATCACATTGAAGATATCCGCAGCATGAGTCAGATCTCCATCAACCAAGCTGGAGATACGGTCTTTTGGATTACCCAAGACGGCAACATCTTTTATGTCAACGATGCCGCCTGCCTCTCCCTCGGCTACACCCGAGAAGAATTGTTGATGATGACCATTCACGAAATTAACCCGGATTTGCCCCCGGAAATTTGGCCCGATTACTGGGATCAGATTCGTGAGTTTGGCTCCTTTACCCTAGAATCTCGTCACCGCAGCAAGGATGGCAAAGTCTTCCCCGTAGAAATTACCATCAACTCCCTGGTCTACAACGACCAAGAATATACTTGCACCTTTGCCCGGGATATCAGTGAACGCAAACACGCTGAGGCGGAACTCTACCAAGCCACCCTGGCCGCCGAGGCCGCCAATGAGGCCAAAAGTTCCTTCTTAGCGAACATGAGCCACGAGTTACGCACGCCCCTCAATGCCATTATTGGCTATAGCGAAATCCTCCAAGAAGAATTTGAGGATATGGCATTGGAAGATGAAGAAATCCTTACCGACCTCAAGAGTATCACCACCGCTGGCCGCCATCTACTGACCATTATTCAAGATATTCTCGACTTCTCTAAAATTGAAGCCGGGAAAATGGATCTCGACCCTCAAGTGTTTAATGTGGCCACGCTGGTTCAAGAGTTAGCCAGTACCATTCAACCCCTAGTCGATAAAAATACCAATAGCATTCGCGTTGATTGTAGCCTCAATGTGGGGACCATGGAGGCGGATCAGACGAAGGTTCGGCAAGTGCTGTTAAATTTACTCAGTAATGCCGCTAAGTTTACCCATCAAGGGACAATTGTCTTAATGGTGAATCGTCAGGAGTCCCCTTTTAGTATCATGTCTGGGGATGGGGAGCTATCGGCTCAGAGGTCCGATGGTCAGTCTTTGGGAGCTGGGGAACCGGGCTGGATTTGCTTCCGCGTCAGTGATACGGGGATTGGCATGACTCGTGAGCAAATTGACCATATTTTTCAGCCCTTTACTCAAGGGGATCAATCGACGACGAAACGCTATGGAGGGACGGGTTTAGGATTAGCGATTAGTCGTCGTTTTTGTCAGATGATGGGGGGCGATATTACCGTTGAAAGTGAGCCGGGGGTTGGCTCAACCTTTATTGTTGACTTACCGGCAGGCCAGGTGGCGGGGTCCTTGAGCATGGGCCAGGAGGGGAAACCGGTGAATATCAATCATCATCCTCGCGAGACCGCCAGTTCTCTATCGCGATCGCCCGAGGACGGGCCCCTATTGGAGGAAACGGCGGAATTGTTGGAGTTGCCGGCGTTTTCAAATGTTAACCTTAAGGATTTTGAAGCGGACCCCCTAGGTTCTGCGTCTCTGGATAGCTTTGAGGAGGAGTTTGCTGAGGTGGATGTGGAGGATTGGTGGACCGTGGAGGAAGACCAGATGGAATCAACGCCACCATCGCGACGGGTCCCGTCCACCTCGGAGTGGAGTGAAGCTCCCTGGGATGATGCGCAATGGGATGAGAGTATGTTTGGGGATGATGGTCAGCAGCCAGAGGCCCCCTTGGATGAGAAAACGGAGTTAGATTATTGGGAGTCGGAACCGTGA
- the groL gene encoding chaperonin GroEL (60 kDa chaperone family; promotes refolding of misfolded polypeptides especially under stressful conditions; forms two stacked rings of heptamers to form a barrel-shaped 14mer; ends can be capped by GroES; misfolded proteins enter the barrel where they are refolded when GroES binds): MAKIISFDEDSRRSLERGVNALADAVRITLGPKGRNVVLEKKFGAPDIVNDGITIAKDIELEDPLENAGAKLIREVASQTKDLAGDGTTTATVLAQAMIREGLRNVAAGANPVALKRGIEKSIAKLIEEIAAAAKPVEGAAIEQVATVSAGNDTEVGEMIAKAMDKVTKDGVITVEESKSLATELEVVEGMQIDRGYLSPYFVTDAERQTVEYDGAYILITDKKISSIQEIVAVLEKVSQQSASLLIIAEDVEGEALATLVVNKARGVLNVAAIKAPGFGDRRKQMLQDIATLTGGQVISEDVGLSLDTVTLDMLGKARKVNISKDNTTLLSEEDPRQKSDVQKRIAQLRQELERTDSDYDREKLQERIAKLAGGVAVIKVGAATETELRSRKLRIEDALNATKAAVDEGIVPGGGTTLIHLAKVLGQFKSSLHDEEQLGADIVLKALEAPLSQIVDNAGGEGAVVVEKVRESEFNIGYNAISGKYEDLIVAGIIDPAKVVRSAIQNAGSIAGMILTTEALVVEKPEKASPEADMGGMGGMGGMGMGGMGMGGMGMGGMM, encoded by the coding sequence ATGGCCAAAATTATTTCCTTCGATGAAGACTCACGGCGTTCCCTGGAGCGGGGAGTCAATGCCCTTGCTGATGCCGTTCGCATTACCCTAGGCCCCAAAGGTCGTAACGTTGTCCTAGAAAAGAAATTCGGGGCGCCGGATATTGTGAATGATGGCATCACCATCGCCAAAGACATCGAACTCGAAGATCCCCTCGAAAACGCTGGGGCCAAGTTAATCCGAGAAGTGGCCTCCCAAACCAAAGATCTGGCCGGAGACGGAACCACCACCGCAACGGTTCTGGCCCAAGCCATGATTCGTGAAGGCCTGAGAAACGTCGCCGCTGGTGCCAACCCAGTAGCCCTCAAGCGTGGCATTGAAAAATCCATTGCCAAACTCATTGAGGAAATTGCCGCAGCGGCAAAACCCGTCGAAGGTGCAGCCATTGAACAGGTGGCCACCGTCTCGGCGGGGAATGACACCGAAGTGGGCGAAATGATTGCCAAGGCCATGGATAAGGTGACCAAAGACGGTGTGATCACCGTTGAGGAGTCTAAATCCTTGGCGACGGAATTGGAAGTGGTCGAAGGGATGCAAATCGATCGCGGCTATCTCTCCCCCTATTTTGTCACCGATGCTGAACGGCAAACGGTGGAGTATGATGGCGCCTATATCCTGATTACCGACAAGAAAATCAGCTCCATTCAAGAGATTGTTGCGGTTCTGGAGAAAGTCTCTCAACAGTCAGCGTCTCTGCTCATCATTGCCGAAGATGTGGAAGGCGAAGCCCTCGCCACCTTGGTGGTGAACAAGGCTCGGGGTGTGCTGAATGTGGCAGCGATCAAGGCTCCTGGCTTTGGCGATCGCCGCAAGCAGATGTTACAAGATATCGCAACCCTCACCGGTGGCCAGGTCATTTCTGAAGATGTGGGCTTAAGCCTTGACACCGTGACCCTAGATATGCTAGGCAAAGCTCGCAAGGTGAACATCAGCAAAGATAACACCACCCTCCTCTCGGAAGAAGACCCCCGCCAGAAATCTGACGTGCAAAAACGCATCGCCCAACTGCGTCAGGAACTGGAGCGAACCGACTCCGACTACGATCGCGAAAAACTGCAAGAACGCATTGCCAAACTCGCCGGTGGCGTGGCCGTAATTAAAGTGGGAGCCGCCACGGAAACTGAACTGCGCAGCCGCAAACTCCGCATTGAAGATGCCCTCAACGCCACCAAAGCCGCCGTGGATGAAGGCATCGTCCCCGGTGGTGGTACGACCCTGATTCACTTAGCCAAAGTCCTGGGGCAGTTCAAATCCAGCCTCCACGATGAAGAACAACTCGGGGCTGACATTGTCCTCAAAGCCCTGGAAGCACCTCTGAGCCAAATCGTGGACAACGCCGGTGGGGAAGGGGCTGTTGTGGTTGAGAAAGTGCGCGAAAGCGAGTTCAACATCGGCTACAACGCCATCAGCGGCAAGTATGAAGACCTCATTGTCGCCGGCATTATTGACCCCGCTAAAGTGGTGCGCTCGGCGATTCAAAATGCCGGTTCCATCGCTGGGATGATCCTAACCACGGAAGCCCTCGTGGTTGAGAAACCCGAGAAAGCCAGTCCTGAAGCCGACATGGGCGGCATGGGCGGTATGGGCGGCATGGGCATGGGTGGCATGGGCATGGGTGGCATGGGTATGGGTGGCATGATGTAA
- a CDS encoding GTP-binding protein — protein sequence MGVGTVTDWQRFSLARARQSLVRSLARSRQPQARTGGPQIQSQREQLEQSLEKLESGLIRVAVFGAVSRGKSAVLNALLGQRVFATGPLNGVTQWTRSVMWQLPSATGTIPVELIDTPGIDEIAGGERALMAMDVAKQADLILFVVAGDLTQTEYVALSQLGELGKPLLLVFNKMDLYPELDQAQILAQLRQLARGERLPLSFDEIACVAAEPNPRRVRHERADGRVEEAWETPAPDVMALKEKLRSLLSSQGMALLALNALVQGREAERAMAQGRLKARREEAEQLIQDFALYKGAIVACNPLFVVDVIGGTVADLLLVRSLARLYDLPMTSHEAGKLLRTIFVSAGGLLLGETLGNALFGGGKLGLLAGGFPGFLGMALSQGAIAASGSYLVGQAAKTYLEQGCTWGEAGSDTVIREILSRLEAQGDRPPIP from the coding sequence TTGGGAGTCGGAACCGTGACGGATTGGCAGCGTTTTTCTCTGGCTCGGGCCCGTCAAAGTTTAGTGCGATCGCTGGCCCGCAGTCGTCAACCTCAAGCCCGAACCGGCGGCCCCCAGATACAGTCGCAGCGAGAGCAGTTAGAGCAAAGTTTAGAGAAGTTGGAGAGTGGCCTGATTCGGGTGGCGGTGTTTGGGGCCGTCAGTCGGGGGAAATCGGCGGTGTTGAATGCACTGTTGGGACAACGGGTGTTTGCCACGGGGCCCCTGAATGGGGTGACGCAATGGACGCGCTCGGTGATGTGGCAGCTTCCCTCGGCCACGGGAACGATTCCGGTGGAGTTGATTGATACGCCGGGGATTGATGAGATTGCTGGGGGAGAACGGGCCCTGATGGCCATGGATGTGGCCAAGCAGGCGGATTTGATTCTGTTTGTGGTGGCGGGGGATTTGACTCAGACGGAGTATGTGGCGTTATCTCAGTTGGGGGAGTTGGGCAAGCCGCTATTGTTGGTGTTCAATAAGATGGATTTGTATCCTGAGTTGGATCAGGCCCAGATTTTGGCTCAGTTACGTCAGTTGGCCCGGGGGGAACGGCTCCCGTTGAGCTTCGATGAGATTGCTTGTGTGGCGGCTGAACCCAATCCGCGCCGGGTGCGTCATGAACGAGCGGATGGCCGGGTGGAGGAGGCTTGGGAAACCCCCGCACCTGATGTGATGGCGTTAAAGGAGAAGTTGCGATCGCTCTTATCGTCTCAAGGAATGGCGTTGTTGGCGTTAAATGCTCTGGTCCAAGGACGGGAGGCGGAACGGGCCATGGCTCAAGGACGACTCAAGGCTCGCCGTGAGGAGGCCGAACAGTTGATTCAGGATTTTGCCCTGTATAAGGGGGCCATTGTGGCTTGTAATCCCCTGTTTGTGGTGGATGTGATTGGCGGAACGGTGGCGGATTTACTCTTGGTTCGCAGTTTGGCCCGTCTCTATGATCTCCCCATGACCAGTCATGAGGCGGGTAAACTCTTGCGAACAATTTTTGTTAGTGCGGGAGGCTTACTGTTAGGGGAAACCCTCGGCAATGCCCTGTTTGGAGGGGGGAAGTTGGGACTCCTGGCGGGAGGATTTCCGGGATTCTTGGGCATGGCCCTCAGTCAAGGGGCGATCGCCGCTTCAGGCAGTTACCTCGTGGGACAAGCGGCGAAAACCTATTTAGAACAAGGCTGTACCTGGGGTGAAGCCGGCTCAGACACCGTGATTCGCGAAATTTTAAGTCGATTAGAAGCTCAGGGCGATCGCCCCCCCATCCCCTAA
- a CDS encoding glycosyltransferase family 2 protein — translation MLSSQSPPPSINVPSLDISVVAPIYNEVESVGRLLEAIAAVMDETEWSYEIILVDDGSTDGTRDRLRELVQDYPQLKVIFLRRNYGQTPAMAAGFQEANAAVIVTLDGDLQNDPKDIPNLIAILDQGYDLVSGWRKNRQDDALTRLLPSKIANWLIGRVTSVNLHDYGCSLKAYRREIVEDLNLYGELHRFLPALAFIEGARIAEVPVNHHARQFGSSKYGLGRTFRVLMDLLTVFFLKKFLTRPMHVFGGLGILSMLSGVILGGYLTGLKLLTDANIGDRPLLTLAILLVIAGVQLFSFGLLGELMMRTYHESQHRPIYRIREILAQSPANLADNRGTVSTN, via the coding sequence ATGCTTTCCAGTCAATCTCCCCCTCCGAGCATCAATGTGCCCTCCCTTGATATCTCCGTCGTAGCACCCATCTACAACGAAGTCGAGAGTGTGGGGCGCTTGCTAGAGGCGATCGCCGCCGTCATGGATGAGACGGAGTGGTCCTATGAGATTATTTTGGTTGATGATGGCTCAACGGACGGAACCCGCGATCGCCTACGGGAGTTGGTGCAGGACTATCCACAGCTTAAGGTAATTTTCCTGCGGCGCAACTATGGTCAAACCCCCGCCATGGCCGCCGGGTTCCAAGAAGCCAACGCAGCGGTGATTGTCACCCTCGATGGCGACCTACAAAATGACCCCAAAGACATTCCCAATCTCATCGCCATCCTAGACCAAGGCTATGATCTCGTCAGTGGTTGGCGAAAAAACCGCCAAGATGACGCCCTGACTCGCCTCCTCCCCTCAAAAATTGCCAACTGGCTCATTGGCCGCGTCACCAGTGTCAATCTCCATGATTACGGCTGTTCCCTGAAAGCCTATCGGCGGGAAATTGTCGAGGATCTGAACCTCTACGGAGAACTGCACCGTTTCTTACCGGCCCTGGCCTTCATCGAAGGGGCGCGCATCGCTGAAGTTCCCGTCAATCACCATGCACGTCAGTTCGGTAGCAGTAAATATGGCTTAGGGCGCACCTTTCGCGTCTTAATGGATCTGTTGACGGTGTTTTTCCTCAAGAAATTTCTCACCCGGCCCATGCACGTCTTTGGCGGTTTAGGGATTCTGTCCATGTTATCGGGGGTGATTCTCGGAGGCTATTTGACAGGGCTGAAACTGCTCACAGATGCCAATATCGGCGATCGCCCCCTGCTAACCCTGGCCATCCTCCTAGTCATTGCCGGGGTACAGCTATTTAGCTTTGGCCTCCTCGGCGAGTTGATGATGCGCACCTATCACGAGTCTCAACATCGGCCCATCTATCGCATCCGGGAAATCCTAGCCCAGTCCCCAGCAAACCTTGCCGACAACCGGGGTACGGTTTCTACGAATTAG
- a CDS encoding HMA2 domain-containing protein: MTSTSNSVTIAPRLGQWLEEYNEITTILPVLAGLLATSRLRLRGAQALLVNLLIAALVRQVVGNLKQQGQSLTPVETPNGDSTPNGYATVASQEPEDYTIVHSVPGRIRLRIPRLRTDAIYAKRLQALLVEESRVKSARINRAAASLAIQYDGGGLSELELGLYLLQVLQQAETPVSSPAQG, encoded by the coding sequence ATGACATCAACCTCCAACTCCGTCACCATAGCTCCCCGTCTCGGTCAATGGCTAGAGGAGTATAACGAAATCACCACCATCCTGCCGGTTCTAGCGGGTTTACTGGCCACGAGTCGCCTACGATTACGGGGGGCCCAAGCCCTGCTGGTCAACCTCCTCATCGCGGCTCTGGTGCGGCAAGTTGTGGGAAACCTGAAACAACAAGGACAATCCCTAACCCCAGTCGAGACCCCCAACGGCGACTCGACCCCCAACGGTTATGCCACAGTGGCCTCCCAAGAGCCGGAAGACTACACCATTGTTCATTCCGTCCCCGGGCGGATTCGGCTGCGGATTCCTCGCCTGAGAACCGATGCTATCTATGCCAAACGCCTGCAAGCCCTCTTAGTGGAAGAGTCCCGGGTCAAATCCGCTCGGATTAATCGAGCGGCCGCCTCCCTAGCCATACAATATGACGGCGGTGGCCTGTCTGAGTTGGAATTGGGGTTATACCTCCTCCAAGTTCTCCAACAGGCAGAAACCCCCGTCTCCTCCCCCGCCCAAGGGTAA
- a CDS encoding DUF5132 domain-containing protein: MQGHQDPIGLRQRVAQLAADPNAKAIAIGAAAVVITPMVLPYAKPLLRGTLKSSVILFEKTRGAIAEAGELLADIAAEARAEVHGTSPAALSPSPSGSDSGASNHEGAEPA, from the coding sequence ATGCAGGGACATCAAGACCCCATCGGACTCCGGCAGCGGGTGGCTCAGTTGGCCGCAGATCCTAACGCAAAAGCGATCGCCATCGGAGCGGCGGCTGTGGTGATCACTCCCATGGTGTTACCCTACGCTAAACCCTTACTACGAGGAACCCTCAAATCTAGTGTCATTTTGTTTGAAAAAACCCGAGGGGCGATCGCCGAAGCCGGAGAACTCCTAGCGGACATTGCAGCGGAGGCTCGTGCGGAAGTCCACGGAACCTCTCCGGCGGCTCTGTCCCCCTCCCCCAGTGGCTCTGACTCAGGTGCCTCCAATCACGAGGGAGCTGAGCCAGCTTAA
- a CDS encoding heavy metal translocating P-type ATPase, with product MTQATATCSIVHRSPGRLRLRLPGLNHSDLLAQALEQSLEQTAGVQQVRLNRAAQCLVIHYHPHWLSPGEILKQVTAVEEQPRLLVGDGSEDSQNPSASAAEDLSDSLTKPLLAAALAWLSGRPGWGGLRPFALLSFLVAVFPTAKRAWQTVREERRLNIDGLDLLALSLGAWQGRLLTPALTLTLHELGDVIRQQTARRTVVETADLRDTIGRFAWVQEPGEDSPRQVESDRVPVQARVMVYPGEQIPVDGTVVRGEATVDQQGLTGEAMPLVRRPGDRVWASTLVRSGQLELRAERVGTQTRAAASLELLRKAPVQDTRMANYAAKVADRLIWPSLLLAGLTLLTTRSPARAAAILTLDFVTGIRVSIPTAFLGALTHTTRHGILVRSGRTLEQLAQVDTLVFDKTGTLTQGTIAIAGVRGLPDGLPTERVLQLAAAAEQQLTHPVAEALVRYSQEQGVSLPVRNHWSYEVGLGVEAEIDGQLVWVGSQRFLEEAGVDWCGQPQGGELRDGLDGESLIYVACDRRFQGLIHYTDPLRPESQGLLQQLQARYGIEIYLLTGDHPQRAAEVAQQLGIPPERVQAEAFPEDKARMVRELHRSGRTVGFVGDGLNDSVALAYADVSVSFAQGSEIARETADVVLMNEGLMDLLEAIAISRQTRSLIEQNIALVVGPNLAALGLATTVGLNPLLATAIHNGSAIAAGLNSLRPLVVHQLDWEAIPQRTLPSTRPQTRSS from the coding sequence ATGACTCAAGCCACTGCCACCTGTTCCATTGTTCATCGCAGCCCCGGCCGCCTGCGGTTGCGTCTACCGGGTCTGAATCACTCTGACCTGCTGGCCCAGGCCCTAGAACAGTCCTTAGAGCAAACCGCCGGGGTTCAACAGGTACGACTCAATCGGGCTGCCCAATGTTTGGTGATTCACTATCATCCCCATTGGCTCAGCCCAGGAGAGATTCTGAAGCAGGTGACGGCCGTTGAGGAACAGCCCCGGCTCTTGGTTGGGGACGGGTCTGAGGACTCACAGAACCCCTCAGCCTCGGCAGCCGAGGATTTGAGTGATTCCTTAACGAAACCTCTCCTAGCCGCCGCCCTGGCTTGGCTGAGTGGTCGTCCTGGCTGGGGGGGCTTGCGACCGTTCGCCTTGTTGTCCTTCTTGGTGGCGGTGTTTCCCACGGCTAAACGGGCTTGGCAGACGGTGCGGGAGGAGCGACGGCTCAATATCGATGGTTTGGATCTGTTGGCCTTGAGTTTGGGGGCTTGGCAGGGGCGATTGTTGACCCCCGCCTTGACCCTAACCCTCCATGAATTGGGGGATGTTATCCGTCAGCAGACCGCCCGCCGCACGGTGGTGGAAACCGCTGATTTACGAGATACCATTGGTCGGTTTGCTTGGGTGCAAGAGCCGGGGGAGGATTCCCCTCGGCAAGTGGAGAGCGATCGCGTTCCGGTGCAAGCTCGGGTGATGGTCTATCCTGGAGAACAGATTCCTGTGGATGGAACAGTGGTGCGGGGAGAGGCGACCGTTGACCAGCAGGGGCTAACGGGGGAAGCTATGCCCCTGGTGCGACGGCCGGGCGATCGCGTGTGGGCCTCGACCTTGGTGCGATCGGGTCAATTGGAATTGCGGGCGGAACGGGTCGGGACGCAAACTCGGGCGGCGGCCAGTTTGGAGTTATTACGCAAGGCGCCGGTTCAGGATACGCGCATGGCGAACTATGCGGCGAAGGTGGCGGACCGCCTGATTTGGCCCTCGTTGCTCCTGGCGGGACTGACTCTGTTGACAACCCGCAGTCCAGCTCGGGCGGCGGCAATTCTGACCCTGGATTTTGTCACGGGAATCCGAGTCTCAATTCCGACAGCGTTTCTGGGCGCTCTGACTCACACCACCCGCCACGGGATTCTAGTCCGCAGTGGGCGCACCTTGGAACAGTTGGCTCAGGTGGATACGTTGGTGTTTGATAAGACGGGAACCCTGACTCAGGGAACCATCGCCATCGCCGGGGTGCGAGGTCTCCCGGACGGGTTACCCACTGAGAGAGTTTTGCAATTGGCGGCGGCGGCGGAACAGCAATTGACTCATCCGGTGGCGGAGGCCTTGGTTCGCTACAGTCAGGAACAGGGGGTATCGTTGCCGGTTCGTAACCATTGGTCCTATGAGGTGGGGCTGGGGGTGGAGGCCGAGATTGACGGACAGCTGGTTTGGGTGGGCAGTCAACGCTTCCTGGAGGAGGCGGGGGTGGATTGGTGTGGCCAGCCCCAGGGGGGTGAGTTGCGGGACGGGTTAGATGGGGAGTCGCTGATTTATGTGGCCTGCGATCGCCGCTTCCAAGGGCTGATTCATTATACAGACCCCCTACGGCCGGAGAGCCAAGGGTTACTGCAACAGTTGCAAGCCCGGTATGGGATTGAGATTTATTTATTGACGGGAGATCATCCTCAACGGGCGGCGGAGGTGGCCCAACAGTTGGGCATTCCCCCAGAACGGGTGCAAGCCGAGGCGTTCCCGGAGGATAAGGCCCGCATGGTCCGGGAACTGCATCGCAGTGGCCGCACGGTGGGATTTGTCGGGGATGGCTTGAATGATTCGGTAGCCTTGGCCTATGCGGATGTGTCGGTGTCCTTTGCCCAAGGGTCCGAGATTGCCCGGGAAACGGCGGATGTGGTGTTGATGAATGAGGGATTGATGGACTTGTTGGAGGCGATCGCCATCTCCCGCCAAACTCGTTCTCTAATTGAACAAAATATCGCCCTAGTGGTGGGACCGAATCTGGCGGCGTTGGGCCTGGCGACGACGGTGGGCCTCAATCCTCTCCTAGCGACAGCGATTCACAACGGCTCGGCGATCGCCGCCGGACTCAATAGTCTGCGGCCCTTAGTGGTTCATCAGTTAGATTGGGAAGCCATCCCTCAACGAACCCTTCCCTCAACTCGACCCCAGACTCGATCCAGTTAA